The segment TCGAACTATACTGGAGTCTACTTGAGTACTCTAATGGAATTGTTTTCTTGCTTTATAATGAAGTTGAAACTATCAGTATCTTATAGAAAACTACTTTGCGCATAATATTTGCTCCTCCTTCCTATAGAGGCATAATCAGTCTATGAAGTTCCACCTTCACCCTGTGAACATTTGATTGATTAATGATGAACTCATAGATTCTTACCCTGCTGAAAACTGTATCAGAATATAGTTCAATGTTGTTTACATTTTTCTTCTGTAATTGTTGGCTGACTATTTTGTCTCTTTTGCCATCAGGATGACACATATCAGGAGAGCTACATAAGCACAATTGGAGTTGATTTTGTAAGATACTTTAATGGTTTATGTGCTACTCAGTTTTACATATGGTTGGAATTCTGTGATCTTTTTCAGCCTGaacatttttacttttatgTGATCACTGATTCTACCAAAtatccaaatatttttgtgtagAAAATCAGGACAGTGGAGCAAGATGGAAAGACCATTAAGCTTCAGATTGTAAGACTTCACCTGCTCTTCTGCTTCAGGCCTTTCTTTTTACAGACATTGCGCTGCACTTTTAATGAAATCAAggctgttttctattttgacaCTGTTTAGTGGGATACTGCTGGACAAGAGCGTTTTAGGACTATCACTAGCAGCTACTATCGTGGAGCCCATGGCATAATAGTGAGTAGTgaccttaatttttttaacacaaTATAAGAACAATTAGTTGCCTGTAGAGTTAAATTACCGCTTTCAGTACCTGTTACATTCTACATTCTTTTTATGGCCTCTATGGTAGGTTGTTTATGATGTGACGGATCAGGAGAGCTTCAATAATGTGAAACAATGGCTGAGTGAAATTGACCGTTATGCTACCCCAAATGTTAACAAAATTCTTGTTGGGAACAAGTCTGACCTTGTTGCCAGTAGAGTTGTGTCGTATGAAACAGCTAAGGTGAATCATCTCCTTGCAGATATTTAATGATCCTTCGTCTTTAAATGGAAAACAAACttatactaatttatttttaggcCTTTGCTGATGAAATTGGTATTCCATTCTTGGAGACCAGTGCGAAAGATGCTAGTAACGTAGAAGAGTCTTTCATGGCTATGACTGCTGCTATCAAGAAAAGGTAAATGCATTCCTTGTATTTAGATAATGCTAATCAATGGTGTCTTTTATACCTTTTCCAAGTTGTGCTGTGATCTTTGATAAAATCCAACTACTACCGTTTTCTGTGAGGCGATTACTTTTTCGCGTTTATCACTTCCTTCTCTGACATTATGTTTGGTCCCGAaaattgaaagatattttatGTAGTAAATGTAATTATCTTCGCAGTTAGGATCTTATTGGACGTTTTAAGTGGATTTAAGCATGATATGGAACCACTGTAAGCATTTACATAAACCAAAAGGTCCAAATGAAAGATATAGCAACTAGTATGGTTTTGGCCCCATTCCTTGTAAGATTGCATGGTTTTTAATCAACTTCACTTGATGCTATAAAATGTTCTCCAAATAAtcttttcatttacatttatgaGATGAGCTGGCTTATCTATTGCTTCTCTCAGTTCCCATTATTTCCTTCTCTTTGGCTTCCTGATTGCAGTATGGCAAACCAACCGGTCCCAAATGCTGCCCAGCCTCCAAATGTAAATATTCGTGGACAGCCCGTTGCTCAGAATAGTGGCTGCTGCTCGTCTTGAGAGAACGTCCGAATTTGCTTGCTGGCTCACCTCTCATCCATGACATGTCTACTGTAATCTCACTAATCAACAACAATGTTTACCCTTGTAGCCTTGTCCTGCAAAATCCCTACTGCTAGATATATCTTTAtttcttgagaagaaatatatgtttttattgaaGTGGACCAATTGTGAACATAATGATCTTAGCATTATTTGTTGCACTTCGACACTTTGGCCTGCTTttgcttaaaaataaatttcttatagTTCAACAGAAAGCTATACTGGTGAACATGAACATCTTGcccctttttttttgtgttatatGGGATGTCCCCAATCAGGCATTCAATCACGATAAGAATTGTGCCAAGCTCAGAGTCCTGCTTGATTAGCATGGTCCcttgtttttttgaaaaaataaattgtttttttggcAACATTTGCTCCTCTCAGCTTTGCATAAATTAAAACGGCAGAAATATACTATACAACAGTGAAATTCTACTAAAGTGGGATATGTGGAGGTATAGTGTACCTCCAACAACATAGTGACTCTTTCCCAAAGAcctttcaaaagaaatatacaTTGAAGCCATTAAATGCTTCCGTCAGCAAAGGCTACTTTAGCTGTGACTCAAACTTGTAGGAGGCGTAAGAAAGAGCATGATTGCTCCAGCTGTGATGAATAAGTTCAGCTTTGGCATTTTCACCTGCTGCACCCATTGCTACATGTAATGGATACAGGTGATCAGGCCATGGGTGTGCAATTTTGGCACAAGGTGCTTTTGTCATATAGTTGTTGACATCTTCATACCTTCCATTAACAAGGGACTCCTTAAGCCAATTGTCAAAATCCATAGCCCAAGAAGCGACGCCAGCAGTGTCGCGCAAAGCCCTCAAGTTGTGAGTTGCAGATCCAGAACCAACTATGAGGACACCCTCTTCCTTGAGAGGGGCCAATGCTTTCCCAATGTTAAAATGATGAGTTCCATCCTTCTTTGTCTGGACAGAAAGCTGGCAAACTGGGATGTCAGCCCCTGGATACATGAGCATAAGAGGCACCCATGCACCATGATCCAGGCCCCGGTTATTGTCTTCGTGCACTCGattgaagccagatgacttgaGCAGTTCCTTCACCCTTTTCGCTAATTTTGGAGCTCCTGGTGCTTGATATTTCAGCTGGTACATCTGTTCTGGGAAGCCGTAGAAGTCGTAAATAGTGTCATTCAGGCCAGTGATGCAATTCACAGTAGGCTCTGAAGTCTCCCAATGACCAGATATCACCAAAATTGAATTGGGTTTCTGGGTGAAGACTTTCTGGTTGAAGCATTTCAAGAAATGTCTGGCAGGTAACGAATCATCTATGGATAGCATTGGGGAACCATGTGATATGAAGAAGGTCTCATTCACAGGGACAGCCATTTGGCTACCCATTTCTATCAAGATCCAAACGCAAATATCTTTACAAGATTGATTCTGCTATTTATTCACACTGCACTCACCTACCACCATCAAAAGCTCTCACCTACCATCATCCATAACCCTCTGTGATCTCTTTTCATTTCAAGTCAATTACTTAAATAAAGACACCACATGTGCCATggtgataaattttattttatttttaagtattaaAAACACCCTTGATTCAAGCCGAAATATTAATTCTAAAAATCATTTACTTGACTAAGATCTTGCAATGAAATACATTCCTAAATTCTCTTCAAGTTTAGGAATGTTTTAAACACttctttcaactttttattaaaaacccCATGTTCCTATAAGAGTTAGAAACTATttactataatataatatgtgGTAAATCGTTAGTATAGCTAAATTTAATTACTCGAGTATAAAGGTTGAAGACGAAACTAATAGTTCTGGGATGTTCTCAGTACTACCTCCTAAAGGTAAGGTGTCTATCCCTAATCCGGAAGTTCAGAAGACGAGTACCCTGCCATCTTAGTCAATGAGAATTGTCATTAAATGATGCACAGAATATATTACTAGAATAAAACagcaaaataagttaatgtgctTCATATAACCCAGTAGGATCAGAAGAGTAAAACATCAGATAAAATAAAACTACAGAGGGTATCACATAAACGGAAGAAATTTACATTGAAACTTCCACTCCATTATTATAGTCAGATTTGCCTCTTGGACGTGGTAGAAAAGCACTAAAAAAGCACATCACTTGCCACCCAATGTAGGGAAGTGACCTGGGTCTTCAATGGGAGGAGCAGCTTCCACATTGCTCATCGTGTTGGCTTCACTGTAACCTCTAGAACCGCGGCCACGCCCTCGACCTCGACCACCAGGTGCATAATACCTCTCACCCTCAGCAGGCTTCAAAAACTCATTAATGCTGACCGCCTAAAGCcagacaaaaaagaaaagagaggatATTACGTGTAAGATGATTACAATTTTCACTCTCATTTATGTTGATTGATTAACACTTCATCTCAATCAACTTCGGCCTGCACATGCACATGTATAAGAGTGTGATGGATTTCTTTTTGTAAAAATGGTTGCATGGCACTATAACAGCTATATGTTGGCATGTCAAAGGATTACCAGAAAATCTGAAAGAAACAGAGGAAACAAAGGCCCGACTGTAGAAGAATACAACATAAATGTACACCCTCTACAACAACATGGTAACATGATACCATTTTCATTGATACGCATCCAGAAAAGAGTGTAAAGAACTGTTGTGGTGTATAGCAAGAATAACAAGTATAACAGGATGGATGCATTGTACATAAAATTTGGTAAAGCACTATTGAGAGCAACATAAGAAAAGCATGTGCTATATAAATATCAGGGATGCAAATGCCGAAGAATTACCTTCTTTGCCTTTTCTTCCTTCTCAGCAGACTCTTTTCTCTTATCCTTGGAGCCCTACAAATCAAGGCATAGAAGTATATTAAGAAGTGTTTTAAAGATATCTGGCATCAAACATAAGCAGAGGACAGAATGTATCAAGATTTCACCAATTTGACAAAGATTTCATCACTGGATTTCTTTGAAATCTGTTGCATGGATTCAAATACTTTGGTGTCGACCTTCCTTTCCTCAGTCTTAAGCGCCTGCAAAGCCTTCCGTTTTTCTTCTAGCAACTTCTCATACTCTTCAAGGGTCATCTCCTATTCATTCAAGGAACACGATTTACATTAAACATAAAGCAATGTACAATTTACCTGCATTCTCTAACGATAAATCATCTGCTGTGAAGCACTAACTCTCTGCAGTGATCTGGTAAGAACTATTAACCATCACCTGCAACTCCactatgtctttttttttaacattaacaTTTCCTAGTTTGAGACCCTGCAACTCCACCATGTCTTAAATACTAGTTCTACCATGACCAGCACTACACTAGGAAAGTTTCTACTACTGATAAACTTCTGCTTCTACCTTTATGTCAGTGTTGTCAAAAGTGAAATATGTAAAAAGGCACTCAAGTCTATTAAAGATTTAAGCACTAACTGCAATTTCTAAATAACTGCAGTTGTGCAAATGTCTTAATCAAATGTATTAGTTAAAGTTTCTTTTAGTAAGTTGTTATCCTATTcctaacaacaacaacattcatCCATAATGTTTCTTTAACAATTAGTCTATTGTGTGCAAGCTACATTTATTGTGTAGTGCACGCCTCTTTGACAGAGCCCATAGTCTGACGCTCATGCCTTGAATACTTGGTGCTTGCAAAGAAGCTGCTGCCAAGAAAAGCAAGCTCTGCTTGTGTCACACGCTTAAGTCGTAACTCCATAGCTCAAGAGCGCTTTCAAGAAAATTATTCACAATATTTAGAACATGTAATTTAATGGCTTTAAACATGACCTCACCAAATGTACTAAGCAAACAAGTTCCGATTATGAAATATTCTTCTGTTAACCAAATCCCCAAACATGGAACTAAAATTCAGCCCCTTCTAAAGCAACCCAAAGAACAATGTCCAGAAGTTCCAATGTGCATCAGATATTTACTTCTAATTGATGAGGAATTACCAGGTTATAAAAGCAAAAAGTAAATTATAGACTTGCTAGTTCCATGGGCCTTCAAAAAGGGAGGTGTTAAATTATGATTGTCGATGCTCTCTGGAGCATCTGTTTCTAGAGCAGAGCAGGACATGTCTCATACACAGGTGGCAACACAAGGATCGACAAAGTCCAATCAATATTGTGTTTTGTATGATTTAAGAGGACTTCACCTTATCTTCAGGCTCCTTGTCCGCAGCTTCAGCAGCTGGATTTTCCTTCTTATCAACTCCTGCTTCTTCTTCGGTGGAGGGTTTCTCCACATTCAGATTTTTCTCACCTTCATCAGCAACTTCACCAGTCATCCTGTGATAGACAATACAACCAAATTCAACACCAAATTCAATAGATTTTCAATCTAGTTAGTTTAGGCCATGTAATAAAGTAAGACTCACAGAGTAACTTCATCTGCTTCAGTTCCCCAGTTTCCTCGGCCAGCACCTTCACGCTTTATCTCACTTCTGCTCATACAGTGAAAGATAAGTACGACAGCTTTACAAATATGGTAATAGAAAGGCGGAGGTAACACAGACAAGAAAGATGTATCTACCCGCGTCCAGTACCACTACGGCGTTCAAATGTCCTACGAGGCCGGTCCCCCTCAGGCATTTCTCCATTACCAAAACCACCTTGTCTACCACCACGGAAAGCACGGGGTCCACCATAACCACCGCGTCTTTCAGAGGG is part of the Solanum lycopersicum chromosome 1, SLM_r2.1 genome and harbors:
- the LOC101255135 gene encoding ras-related protein Rab-1A, yielding MNTEYDYLFKLLLIGDSGVGKSCLLLRFADDTYQESYISTIGVDFKIRTVEQDGKTIKLQIWDTAGQERFRTITSSYYRGAHGIIVVYDVTDQESFNNVKQWLSEIDRYATPNVNKILVGNKSDLVASRVVSYETAKAFADEIGIPFLETSAKDASNVEESFMAMTAAIKKSMANQPVPNAAQPPNVNIRGQPVAQNSGCCSS
- the LOC101255627 gene encoding 4,5-DOPA dioxygenase extradiol, translating into MGSQMAVPVNETFFISHGSPMLSIDDSLPARHFLKCFNQKVFTQKPNSILVISGHWETSEPTVNCITGLNDTIYDFYGFPEQMYQLKYQAPGAPKLAKRVKELLKSSGFNRVHEDNNRGLDHGAWVPLMLMYPGADIPVCQLSVQTKKDGTHHFNIGKALAPLKEEGVLIVGSGSATHNLRALRDTAGVASWAMDFDNWLKESLVNGRYEDVNNYMTKAPCAKIAHPWPDHLYPLHVAMGAAGENAKAELIHHSWSNHALSYASYKFESQLK
- the LOC101255921 gene encoding plasminogen activator inhibitor 1 RNA-binding protein-like encodes the protein MADLNPFDLLGDDDNDDPSKLIAIHQQKVDPAKKASAPAPAAAKKQPAKLPTKPPPPTQAVREAKTESGRGGGRGGGRGYSCGRGGGGFNREGSNNENFARNREFSGGIAAPEYVEGGRPSERRGGYGGPRAFRGGRQGGFGNGEMPEGDRPRRTFERRSGTGRGSEIKREGAGRGNWGTEADEVTLMTGEVADEGEKNLNVEKPSTEEEAGVDKKENPAAEAADKEPEDKEMTLEEYEKLLEEKRKALQALKTEERKVDTKVFESMQQISKKSSDEIFVKLGSKDKRKESAEKEEKAKKAVSINEFLKPAEGERYYAPGGRGRGRGRGSRGYSEANTMSNVEAAPPIEDPGHFPTLGGK